The Spirochaetota bacterium genomic sequence TGAAAAGATAATTATGGACAAAAGAAAAATTAATGATGTAATTGCTAAGCTTAAAGCTAACATTTCAACCATCTATATACAGGCAGTACAAAAGCTAAAGGCGCAAACCCAGGCTCACGATAGCCACATGCATAAAAGCTATTCACATTTTTTTCTGTATGGTGTGATTGTTGTGTTAATTAATTTAGTTGGTCTTACATTGTATTTCAGGGTGGATCTGACAAAAAATAGCGTATATTCGCTATCGCCTATAAGCAAAGAGGTAGTGTCATCACTTGAGGAGCCGCTGACTATTAAAATATTTTTTAATAAGGACCTTCCTGCTCCATATAATGCAGTGTATCGGTATCTTCAGGATTTGATGGTGGAGTACGATAACGCTGGCAACAGGTATTTCAGCTATGAGTTTATAGATGTTGAAAAACAAAAGGATGCTGCTTCGGACTTTGGGATTTATCCAGTACAGATACGTGAGATACGAAACGATCAGGTTAAATTCAGAAATGCATATATGGGGCTTGCAATTATCCATGGCGATTTGATAGAAAAAATTGATTCAATCACTGAACCAGAGGGACTGGAGTATCGTATCACAACATTAATAAAAAAGATGAATGGCAAGATTGATTCATTGCTTAAATTGAAAGAACCTATCACCGTTACATTGTATGCCAGCAGTAACCTCCCCATTCCTGGCATGCAGAATTTAAATGAGCGTGTATATGCTGAGGTACAAAAATGCAATATACGAAACTACAATAAAATTCAATACCGCTATATAGATCCACTTCAAAATCCTCAAGGGAATACTCTTGCGCAGATGTATGGATTGCCCATGCTTATATGGCCACGCTTTACTACTATGGAAGGTAAGGTTGTTGATCCCGGTGAAGGCATGGTTGGCATCGTAGTGGAATATAATAATAAATTTGAAACGGTACAGATTCTTACACGCTCAATTTTTGGACAATATGCAGTTGGCGATCTGACTCGCCTTGAAGATATGCTCAATGCTGCTATAGATAATTTGATTAGCATTAATCCAAAAGTTGGGTATATAGTGGGGCATGGCGAACGTGATATTAATGATGAACAGAATGGTGCAGCGCAGTTTAAGAAGATGATTGCTGATATGTATGACCTTGTCACAATTGATATTACAAAAGATGATATACCAAATGACATCCAAACCATTATAATCAATGGCCCACGATCTATGTACAGCGAATATGATTTGTATAAAATTGATCAGTTTTTAATGCACGGCGGAAGTGCTGTTATATTGCTGGACTCATATGTGGAACAGCAGACGCAAGGTATGCAAATGTTCCAACGCCCCCCACAAGCCTTGCCGGTATTTACCGGTCTTGAAGGAATGCTTGCACATTATGGCATTACAGTAGGCAGGGATATTGTGATGGATAAGCAGTGCTTCATTGCCCAACAACG encodes the following:
- a CDS encoding GldG family protein, with product MDKRKINDVIAKLKANISTIYIQAVQKLKAQTQAHDSHMHKSYSHFFLYGVIVVLINLVGLTLYFRVDLTKNSVYSLSPISKEVVSSLEEPLTIKIFFNKDLPAPYNAVYRYLQDLMVEYDNAGNRYFSYEFIDVEKQKDAASDFGIYPVQIREIRNDQVKFRNAYMGLAIIHGDLIEKIDSITEPEGLEYRITTLIKKMNGKIDSLLKLKEPITVTLYASSNLPIPGMQNLNERVYAEVQKCNIRNYNKIQYRYIDPLQNPQGNTLAQMYGLPMLIWPRFTTMEGKVVDPGEGMVGIVVEYNNKFETVQILTRSIFGQYAVGDLTRLEDMLNAAIDNLISINPKVGYIVGHGERDINDEQNGAAQFKKMIADMYDLVTIDITKDDIPNDIQTIIINGPRSMYSEYDLYKIDQFLMHGGSAVILLDSYVEQQTQGMQMFQRPPQALPVFTGLEGMLAHYGITVGRDIVMDKQCFIAQQRGLGELTIYFAPMISEDGLAKDSEITKYLKKIVFLKASSITVDEQLLKENKASAKYIVKSSPYSWLQQGNISFMPWGANPPQDSALKQYNLAVLVQGNIKSYFADRQPKIDVKEKAKTKDYIEQAALKQSVKPVKLFVAGTSEITGRNIIDEEGKSPNAVFMHNVIDYMQGNYAIPQMRSKGLSFNPLKETSDTAKSIIKGINIAGLPLLVILAGVLYMWRKKIRRRRIEEQFSSKV